GTTCTATGTAGATACCTACTGGATCTTGACATGGACGTTCTCGAAAAAGCTGTTGACATTTCGAAAAAGAATAGATTAAAATCAGAATGGAAACACTGAAACAAAAGGTTGGTACGGCCCTCATCTGTCGGGGCTTTAGCTACGGCCTCTAAGTTTGGCAGAGCTTAGAGGCTTTCGCTTATTTCCCTAACTTGATGAGACTGACTACAAATGTTAGGAAAAGGAGCAGGACGGTGATTAATTGGAGAGTTTCTGCGGTGTTCACAGTCCTCACCCCCTTTCGGTTTTGATCCCCGACAGGGTGAGGCTGCTTTTGTCCAGTGTTTCCGAGAATATTTTAGCATGTCTTACATACTTTTTCCAATCCCCCCTTAACTCAGCATTCCGCTAATTCCGCTAAACGATAACCACTATTATACGGCGGCGCAATACTCACCGCCAGCATCTGAAGGCTCCACAGCTCCACGGCAACATTTTTTCCTTTAGAGCGCGCCAGGATAACCACCGGATCTTTCAGGTTGTTGCGAAACCTGAAGTCCCAGCCGCGCTCCAGCCTGCCGTCCGGACTGACGCGAAAGCTGACGGCGGCGTCGTCTTCCTTCGCCCAGGCCAGGGGAACGCCGTGGGGGTGCCTCTCGACAATTTCGAGCCCCGCGTCCAGGGCGGCCCTGTAGAGTGCCGTGGATGTCACGCAGACTCCCCCGGCGAGAGCGGGCACGGCCTTCCCGTTCAGGACGCCGTAGCCGTAAACGTACCCGTGGGCGGAATCAAAAGGGCCCGCCGTGTCCCAGTAGCTGAAGGTCTGCCCGGGATAGACGATGATGCCGTCAATCGCTTCGGCGGACACTTTAGCGTTGAACATGATGAGGGCGGCTTCGTTTTCGGTTAAAGCCGGAGGCGGAACGTAGTTAACATCGCCGGAACCCAGGAGATCGCAGGGCAAGAGAATCCAGAACAAAAAGGCGATAAACGAAAGCAGGACGGTCGGGGCCCGGTAGACAGGGCGCCTCTGTATAAAAATCCCTCCTTAACTTCCCTGCTTTTTGTTATTATTCTCGCTCTTTCAGGAATTTCCTGCCAAATGCGTGGGGATCACCTCCTGAAAAAAGAAAAGCCCCCCTGTAAGGCTTCGCCGGAGGCGGGTTAAACATAGCAAAAACATGGTCTCTTGACATTATTGCTACTATATATGATACTATTTGCAGGTGGTTGGTTTGAGTACTCTGAAAAAACTGTACGAAAGAATCAAG
Above is a window of Bacillota bacterium DNA encoding:
- a CDS encoding VanW family protein; the protein is MFWILLPCDLLGSGDVNYVPPPALTENEAALIMFNAKVSAEAIDGIIVYPGQTFSYWDTAGPFDSAHGYVYGYGVLNGKAVPALAGGVCVTSTALYRAALDAGLEIVERHPHGVPLAWAKEDDAAVSFRVSPDGRLERGWDFRFRNNLKDPVVILARSKGKNVAVELWSLQMLAVSIAPPYNSGYRLAELAEC